GGGAGGTTGATCTGCTGCTTCGTCTCGTAGACGCCGGAGACGAGGATCCCGACGAGCATGATCGAAACGCCCACGTGCGCGAGGTAGCCGCCCACGGTGGAAACCGCCTTGCGCCGCACGAAGAGCGCGACCGTCTGCGCGTTCGCGGCCATCCCGAAGACCGCGAAGGAGAGGATGGCGAGGTCGCGCACGGAGTGGACGCCGGCCGCGAAGGCGACGCCGCCGCCCATGAGACCGATGGCGGCGGCGACGAACGCCTTCTTCGCCACGACGGCGAGCGTCTCCCCGCGCCAGGACAGGAACGGGACGAGCGCGACGAGGAACGCCATGAGCGCGGCGATCGGCGCGTGCGTGACGTTGTAGAAGCTCGTCGAGACCTGCGAAGCCTTGCCGCCGATGCGGGTGAGGATCGGTGCGGACGTGCCGAGGAGGATGACGAGGCCCGAGGCGCTGAACAGAGTCACGGAGAGGATGAAGAGGACGGAGCGCGAGAGGAACGGCTCCTCCTTCTCCTTGCCGGCCGCGTCGAGGTCGGACACGACCGGGATCTCCTTCCACCGGAAGGCGAGGAGGCCGAGGCCTCCCACGAGGAAGACCACGATGATGGCGACGAGCCAGCCCGTGATCCCGAGGTCGATGAAGGAATGGACGGAGAAGTCCGCGAGGACGCCGGAGCGCGTCAGGAACGTGCCGTAGAGGATGCAGCAGAACGCGAGGATCGCCAGGATGATGTTGATCTTCCGGTGCTTCTCGCGCGCCTTCTGGAGGAACATCCCGTGGACGAGCGCCACGGTCGCGAGCCACGGCACGAGCGACGTGTTCTCCACCGGGTCCCACGCCCAGTAGCCGCCCCAGCCGAGCGTCTTGTACGCCCAGTAGCCGCCCATGAGGATCGCGGTGCCGAGCGTCACGAACGTGAAGAGCGCCCAGGGCATCGCGCGGACGACCCAGCCGTCCCAGCGCTTCATCCAGAGCGCCGCGATCGCGAACGCGAACGGCACGCTGAGCGAGGCGAAGCCGGAGAACATGACCGGCGGGTGGATGACCATCCACGGGTCCTGCAGGAGCGGATTCAGGCCCTGGCCGTCGGGCGGGATCTGGCCGAGGAAGCGGAACGGCGACTGCTTCACGAGGATCGCGACGATCCCGATGAAGGAGGCGACGTACACGATCATGACCGGCGGCTCCTGCTCCTTGGCTGAACGTAGGACGAAGAGGCCGATGAGCGAGCCGAAGAAGAGCCAGAGAAGGAACGAACCCTCCTGTCCGGCCCAGAACGTCGAGAACAGGTAGTAGTAGGGGAGATCCCGGCCCGAGTACGACGACACGTACGAGAGGCGGAAGTCGTGGGACAGGAGCCGGCCCATGAGGAGGACCGAGGCGAGGACGACGGAGAACGTGAAGGCGTAATAGAGGCGGCGGGCGAGGAGAAGAGGGGACGAAGAGGGGATTTCTTCGAATGGCAACAGGGCAGGGCCGCCGGCCGTCGCCGCGGCCACGCGCATTGCGCGCCAGTACGTCAGCGCGCAGAGGACGCCGAAGACGAGCGCCGCCCACATCGCGACGGTGCCCGGCGCGAAACCGAGGGGGGATCCCAGGCCCATGTCAGGCCTTCTTCCCGTACTGCTTCTCGATCTCCTCGCCCTGGTATTTCGAGGGGCATTTCACGAGGAGCTTCTCCGCCGTGAATTTGTCGTTCTCGTAGCGGCCGATCGCGACGATCGACACCGCGTCCTCGAAGTTCGCCGGCTTGACGTCCGTGTAGGACACGGGGATCAGCTCCTTCGTCTGCGGGTCGACGAGCGTGAAGTTGAGGACCTTCTTGTCCTGGTCGTATTTCGTGGAGCCCTTTTCGAGGGCGCCCATCACCTGAACGGTGCGGCGAGAGGCCTTCGCCTCGGTGAACGACACGTAAGGCGTCATGGTCTTCGTGAACGTCGTCAGTCCGAGGGCGAGGAAGCCGAGGATCAGGATGGCTCCGGCCCAGTAGGCGCGTTTCATTTTGTGTTCTCCCCGCCGGAACGCGCCTCGGCGGCGCGCACCCGGCGATCCAGGTAGATGAGGTAGCCGAAGATTCCGGCCCAGATGACGATGTTCACCGCGGCGACGTATCCGAGAGCCGTGCTCATGCCGACCTCTCGCGGACGAGGCGGGAAATGCGGCGGTCGAGGTTCCACATCCAGTAGAAAAGTCCCATGAAAGCCACCATCGACGAGAAGAAGATCAGGCGGATGTCGGACGACATCTTCACCTTTCCCTCCGTGTTGATCACGGTGTCCGGATGTAACGACTGGTACATGCGCGGCACGGCGAAGACGAGGAACGGCACCGTCACGACCGCGACGAGCGCGTAGGCCGCAGAGAGGGTCGCGCGGCGCTCGGGGTCCTCGAGCGCGCCCCTGAGACCGAGATACGCGCCGTAGACGAGGAGGAGCAGGACGATCGACGTTTCGCGCGGGTCCCAGTTCCAGTACGAGTTCCACATGACGCGGGCGAAGATCGAGCCCGTCACGGTCGCGAGGACGCAGAAGAGGAACCCGAGGCGGGCGGCCGCGGAGGCGGCGTCGTCGTCCTCGATCCGCCGCTTCCTCAGGTACATCCACGAGTACCAGGCCGCGACGAAGAAGGCGACGGTCGACACCCAGGCCTGCGGGACGTGGAAGAAGACGATCCGCGAGGACTCGCCGACGAAGTTCTGGGCCGGGCGCGCATAGAGGAAGGCCCCCCAGCAGATTGCCGCCATCCCGAGGCCCAGGAACCACTTGGAGATGAGTCCGAGACTCTTCACGCGGGGATCATACCTTCCGTAACGGGACGGCCCATTAGTTCACTTGCTTCAGAGACTCGGTGTCAGAAACGGTAGGTCAGGCCCAGGAGCCAGCGGTTTTGTGTCGCCGTGTCGTCGTCCAGCTGCTCCCCCGTCACGAGAAGCGAGAACGAGCGGGACATGTTCCAGATTCCCGAAAGGCTGTAGCGCCTCGAGGAAGGGCGGTTCACGATCGTGAGGCCGCCCGTGTCGGTGAGCTGCAGGACGGACAGCGACGTGGAGTAGTCGAGGGTCAGGTAGAACTTCGACCCGAGGCTCCTCCCGAGGGAGAAGTACCAGGCGTCGTAGCTGTTGCTGCCCGGGCGGTTCGTCCGGTTGTCCGACACGAACACGTCGAAGCCGGAGCCCGCGACGTTCATCGCCGAGAGGCCGAACTGCAAGCGGTCCTGCGCGACGTCGTCGCGGTTGCTCTTGTCCTGGTAGTAGCCCGCCCAGGCGCGCCACCCGCGGGCGAACTCGACGGTCGCGCGGCCGCCCATCGAGTCGAAGAGAAAGCCATCGAGGCTCTTGGCGTCGATCGGCCGGCCCGCGATCTGGTCCTGCGTGATCGACCGCGCGTCGATCGAGCGGCCGTGCTGGTAGAGCGCCTGGATCTCGAAGGCCCGTACGGGGGCCCAGCGGGCGGTCGCGAAGAAGTAGGCGAGGCCGCCGTTTCCCACCCCTCCGGGCCCGGTCAGGTCGTATTCGGCCGCCTGGTAGAGGAAGAACTCCCGGCCGATCGGGATGAAGTTCGTGGTCGTGAGAACGTTCCGCTCCGCGAGGTTCTGGTTGCGGATCGTCACGAAGCCGAGCACGTCGCGCCAGCCGCGCTCGCCGTCGTACGCGACGTAGGCGCCGCCTTTCTTGACGTCCTGAACGTAGCCGGGGTCATAGCCCTTCGGCTCGAGACCGCCGAAGACGCCCATGCGGATCTTGCCGGCCCGCGTCTCGAGCGCGAGGCCGCCCACGCCGCCGAGGGCGCCGAGGTCGTTGAGGTACATCTGCCCGAGGCGGACGGCGACCTTGCCGTTTGCAACCCGGCCGCCGACCCACGCGTCGTAGACGGTCCAGCGGGGGTCGCGGTTCGCGACGGACGGGTACTCGGAGCCGCGGGCGTCGAGCGAGAACTCCATGCCGTCCAGGTCCCGCGGCGGCGTGTGAATCGAGACGGACCCGCTGAGCTCGTTGTAGGCGCTCGTCGTCCCGTCGACGTTCTTCGTGCGGATGACCTGCCCGAACACGGAGATGCGGCCCCAGTCGAGCGCCGACTGCGCCACGGCCGGAGCTCCCCATGCCGCGATCGCCGCGAGGACGGCGAGGTTCGCGAGGCCACGGCGCATCAGCCCTTCCCGTTCGGGTGGCACGAGTAGCACGCCGTCGACGTCCAGGAGTAGCCGGCGCGGCCCTTGTGCTTGTTGTCCGTCTGGGACTTCGTGTGGCAGCCGATGCAATTGAATACGG
This genomic window from Acidobacteriota bacterium contains:
- the ccsA gene encoding cytochrome c biogenesis protein CcsA; translated protein: MGLGSPLGFAPGTVAMWAALVFGVLCALTYWRAMRVAAATAGGPALLPFEEIPSSSPLLLARRLYYAFTFSVVLASVLLMGRLLSHDFRLSYVSSYSGRDLPYYYLFSTFWAGQEGSFLLWLFFGSLIGLFVLRSAKEQEPPVMIVYVASFIGIVAILVKQSPFRFLGQIPPDGQGLNPLLQDPWMVIHPPVMFSGFASLSVPFAFAIAALWMKRWDGWVVRAMPWALFTFVTLGTAILMGGYWAYKTLGWGGYWAWDPVENTSLVPWLATVALVHGMFLQKAREKHRKINIILAILAFCCILYGTFLTRSGVLADFSVHSFIDLGITGWLVAIIVVFLVGGLGLLAFRWKEIPVVSDLDAAGKEKEEPFLSRSVLFILSVTLFSASGLVILLGTSAPILTRIGGKASQVSTSFYNVTHAPIAALMAFLVALVPFLSWRGETLAVVAKKAFVAAAIGLMGGGVAFAAGVHSVRDLAILSFAVFGMAANAQTVALFVRRKAVSTVGGYLAHVGVSIMLVGILVSGVYETKQQINLPKGQPTQVGRHTMTFTKVVFVNEKGDVKQPEELNMLDLNDRRAKQAMEVEVASPSGKVWKAYPKMYMNQRTQQMMANPDVRSTPLMDLYVSPQSYDPGQPARVEGSTIALKKGESKSADGIKIKFLDFSADRSAINDATRPHVTVTANFLVTTAEAAEEKTAKFVMYFGATDGGQATEAPDTPLPGKGRMRIKRVSPNEGTCELELMGVAAGGDLKPATAETLSIDVTTKPLISLVWGGFYVMMLGGLVALLRRAKDSRQAAVA
- a CDS encoding cytochrome c maturation protein CcmE, whose product is MKRAYWAGAILILGFLALGLTTFTKTMTPYVSFTEAKASRRTVQVMGALEKGSTKYDQDKKVLNFTLVDPQTKELIPVSYTDVKPANFEDAVSIVAIGRYENDKFTAEKLLVKCPSKYQGEEIEKQYGKKA
- a CDS encoding CcmD family protein; its protein translation is MSTALGYVAAVNIVIWAGIFGYLIYLDRRVRAAEARSGGENTK
- the ccsA gene encoding cytochrome c biogenesis protein CcsA → MAAICWGAFLYARPAQNFVGESSRIVFFHVPQAWVSTVAFFVAAWYSWMYLRKRRIEDDDAASAAARLGFLFCVLATVTGSIFARVMWNSYWNWDPRETSIVLLLLVYGAYLGLRGALEDPERRATLSAAYALVAVVTVPFLVFAVPRMYQSLHPDTVINTEGKVKMSSDIRLIFFSSMVAFMGLFYWMWNLDRRISRLVRERSA